In the Triticum aestivum cultivar Chinese Spring chromosome 2B, IWGSC CS RefSeq v2.1, whole genome shotgun sequence genome, CAACATTTGGCTTTGAATCTGTGTCATCCTCATCAACACTGTCAGTGTTAGTCTGTAACTTGGCACCACTGTTGGCAGGGCCTGTGTTCGCCATCACACTAGTACCCGTGACATCACTGTTTTCAACATTTCCAGTGTAGGGCTTTGCACTGGTACTGTTGGTATCAACACTGGCAATATCTCCACTGCTGGGCTTAACATCCAAGTCCTTGACTTCGCTATTGGCTATGCTTCCAGTGTTCCGCTTTGCATCAAAATTCTTCATATAACTGTTTACAACGCTTCGAATGTTTCGCTTCCCTTCAATGCTCTTTGCATCTCTGTTGGTAACGCTTCCAATGCTGCTCTTTGTGTCAACACTCTTGTCATCAGTGCTGGCGCTGCTCCAAGTGACGGGCTTTGTATCAACTGTTTTGTCAGCTTTGTTGGAGATGCTTCCAGTGAAAGGCTTTTCATCGGAGCTTTTGGCATTTTTGTTTGTGATGATGCTACCAGAGTGGGGCTTTACATCAGAGTTGTTTCCATCCTTATACATGATTGTTCCAGTGTTAGGATTTACATTAGTGCTTTTGGCATTGCTGTTGGAAATCCTTTCAGTGGGGCGTACCACATCAGCATTCTCAGTGTTACTGTTGATACTGCTTTTAGTGTTCCCCTTTGCATCAATTCTCTGGGCACAACTGTCAGGCATGCTCCCGAAGTTGCATGTTACATCAATGCTCTTCGAAGCAATGTTGGTAACATTCTTACCATCATCACGCTGAAGCCATTTATTCTTTAGACAGTGTGCAGCTGTCGGGCGCTTCTCTGGGGCAAAATCAAGTAAAGGGCATAGAAACTCAGCAAATTCCCGAGCATCTGATTGAGGAATTTTATATTTGTCAACTAGGACACGTTCAATAGACGAGAATTTCAGTCTTCTTATCCGCTTCAGATCTCCATGGCGATCAAAATACTCCTTCGATTTTGTTCCCATCGTAGCAATCTGAATTCATGGCAAAAAAATACTGCTGAGTTTGTTGATTGTATCAAAAACGTTTAGTCAGAATAAAAGTACATGTACCTTTCTAGGCATCTTTCCTAAGACCTCCATCATTAAAGCCAAGTGATCCTGTAATATTGAACGCTTAGTCATTAACAAAATGCATGAGATATGAAGTGGAACGTCTACAAATATTAGTACAGACAGGAAATTTATTTCCAGTTCCTACATCATATAATAAATTCAAAGTATATATACTTTGTTTTAGGAAGTGTTTCAAAGCCCACAGAAAAATTCCAACTAATACAGTATTATGCTGTGACATTTCCGAGAACTGTACATTAGTCTCATCTTCTTGTATACTTAGAAATGGAGCCCTCTACAAACTCTAGCAGGTACATGTTAACATAGCAAACATCCTTATCTGAAAGGTCTTCCATCTCTGTTTGGAATATCAATATAATCTGAGTACATTGTATTAACGATACTTTGGATAAACATGTCAGTTGACTCTTCAACACGATAGTATGTGTCAACATTGTAGTTTCTTCACATTCCTCAAATTCAATCTACCTTGCAAATGCGCCACATGATTGAAGGCAATTCAAAAGACAACATAAAGCATCATGCGTTAGGTTAATGCGGAATGTAACAAGTACCTCATCTTCGCTGTACCCATGCCCTTCCTTGGGCGTAAATAGCATTTCGCCCGTTGCGAGCTCAAATGCAATACACGCAAACGACCACATATCAACAGGAAATGAGTATCCTGCACCAAGAATGACCTCTGGTGCCCGGTACTGCCTTGTCTGAATAAAATCTGTAAATTGCTTGTCAGCCCAACAAGCATTTCCAAAATCTACAATCTTGCATGTCATATCAATCCCATCCAAGCTTCTTTCTGCACGTGCAAATTCTGCAGCTGATTTTCTTTTCTCAGCAAGCTTTGCGAGCACCCTCCTTGCTCTCATCTTCAGTTTCTTATCAATCGGGTTAAGAACAGCTTCTCCGTTAGGATTCCCCTCAGGCCTCTCAAGATTAGGTTTAAGTCCGGAGCGAATGGGGTCCTTTGAGGGATCGATTGTTGAAACAAGTAGGACATTTTCAAGTTTCAAATCTGAGTGGATGATTCCAAGCTCTCCATGCAAGTAATCAAGACCTACCAAAATGGAcctgcatatttccttcaccctacCCAGTCCAATGCCTTTGTAGCGGTTGTACTGTACTAGCTTAAGTAAGCTGTCTCCAAGGAATTCAAAGACAAGGCAGATATGCTGCCCATTTGGCCCTGCATGCTTGAAGTGATCTATCAACTGGATGGTGCATTTACAGTTTGAAGGATCTCTCTTAGTGATCTCCGAGAGGAACTCAATTTCATGAAGAGCAGCTTGAGCAAACTCTGGTGCACTCTTCTGAATCTTAAGAGCAACAAATTTCTACAAATAAGGGAGCATTATCATGATCAGCACATCCTATGCACAAGTGAAGCAATAAAATTGAAACGTTTTAGAATTCAGTACATGCTAAGAGAGCTGCAGCTAACCATAACAACTATATTATGAATATATTTCATGTTAACCAACATAATCTGTGATTAAATGCCATTATGGCATTATAAACAACATTAAAAGAACTGTCCAAGACCTTTAATTTGTTAAAAGAGTAACTGTAATTTTCTATGGCATAATTGGCTATTTAACATGGGCCATGTAAAACCAGCCAGGCTAATTATTCAGTCATCAAAAAGTTGATGTTTTCCCCCAATAGCATCAGAAATGGGTAAACGAATCCCCcgctaacaacaacaacaacaacaacaacaacaacaacaaagctttagtcccaaacaagttggggtaggctagaggtgaaacccataagatctcatgAAAATAGAAAACCTATATACTACATGCACCCACCATAGGTCCGTTTCCGGGGACCACGCGCGGGGGTTCGCGCCCGCAACAAGGAGCTGACCAGTTAGTCGACAGCCGCCGCCTTATGATCCAATCGATTTCGACTTTAACAACCCACCCACCCACCTCTAATTCGACAAAGGACGAGATCTAGACCACGCGTGCATTAGACGGAGGATACGACTGGATCGCGGTCATCTCCGGTTCGGGGGATGGAAGGATCAGATATGATCTCGGTCGGAACAGGGTGGAATCAAGGTTGGGAAAGCGGCCGACGGACCTGGGACTCGACGTCGAAGGCGAGCCAGACGGTGGAGAAGTTGCCCCACCCGAGCTTGCGCTGGGTGACGTAGCGTCCGGCGGCGAACTGGTCCCCAGGGCGCACGGCGTGGTATCCGCCCTTGCGGTACCCGTCGAccccctcgtcgtcctcctcctcctcgtcgcccgaCGACGACGGGGACAGCGACGCCCGCGAcattgctcctcctcctcctcccgagaTCCGGCCTGCGGGGCCCACCTCGATCACCGGCGGCGACGAGGAGCCGTCGGTGGTCGCTCGTTCGCTGGCAAGTTGGTTGATTTTTTAAGAACAGGGAGGCTCCAAGTTGGTCGATTGGTTGGGGTGGTTTCCTCTTCGGTTGGGTTGGGAATCGCGGAGGCGATCGAGgcgaaggaggtggtggtggtggggtgggtGTTGCGTTCTTTACCTTTTTCAGGGGGGTAGAGGGAGGGAAGCCGCGGAGGCGTGCAGGAGCGGCGAGTTTTCGCACCTGCTATTTTTGATGTATTGCTTGTCGATCAGCCGGGAGAGCATTTCGCTCTCAAGGTTGTCTGTTTtcgaaaaatgaaaactaaaattaattcagaaggtaagtaaattaaggtgattgattatcatatacatggaaGGTTGGACGGACGGATggtgggaagaaaggtgaaatgAAAATCTTAAGTAcgttttaagtagtagagatattGCAAAACACATGTCTTTCTTGAACTAGCAAGAGTATTAGCTCCAAACTTCATTACTGCATGTCCTCCCAAGATACAAGTAGGTGGTTCGACCATGCCGACGAATGGATATGTCAAGTAGAATGTAGATGCAGGATTCGATCTGGATGTGCTTGAAGGACTTGTCGGAGCTGTTATCAAAGATCACAATGGCAACTTTCTTGTTGCAGCAAAGGAAAATTTTAACATATGTACGATGCGTTTACAGCCGATATGGATATGTCAAGTTGAATGTAGATGCATGATTCGATCCAGGTGCACTTGAAGGACCTGTCGGAGCTGTTATCAGAGATCACGGTGGTAACTTTCTTGCTGCAACAAAGGGAAAATTGGCATATGCTACGATGCGTTTACGGCCGAAACAGTCGCAATACGCTTTGGACTGAACCTCGCTTGCACTGCTGGATGTAGTAAGATTGAAGTAAACTCACACAGCAAGGAGATCATTTCGGCACTTCAGGACGAGAGTTCATCCTCTGTTGTTAGTGTCATTTTTTATGAGTGTCATTTTTTATGATTGTTACTTTATGTCTTTGGACTTCATTCATATCATCTATCAACATTGCTTTAGGGAGAATAATAGAGTAACCCATGAACTAGCTAGAGTAGTTAAATTCAATTCTTCTGGTGTTTGGTTGGATGCATCCTTTGGTCTTTTATCCCTTTGATTGTTTTTGATGCTACAGTTTAGCAAAATAATAAATGTGGTATTGAATGTAAAAAAGAAAAACATCTACAATCAGACGCctcaaacccccctccccccaaaaataCCAACCGACCTAGACGGGGGCCTCAAACCGGCCTTAAACGCTCGGGCTGATCAGCATCCCTTATATCTAGATCAAATATGAGGCAGATATGGGGAGGCCCGGGCGCTTCCCACCATGTCGGACACGGCCCGTGCTGGCCCACCGGATGCCACATATATTCGTCCCCATCCGCTCCCCAGACCAAACCCTGGCCACTCCAATCCGCCACCCAAGCTCCTATTCGGCGATCTCCGACCTTCTCCGGCATGGCGGGTAGCGGATCTGACTCCGACCAGTCCAGATGCTTCGACTAGGGTGTCCCCCGTGCGGGTGGGAGGAGGCAATGGTCGTCTACATTGCACTTCACCGCTCCCGGGAGGACTGTGCCCGACCCAAGGCGGGATATGTCCGCGCGCGAGTCCATtgtgtcggcacatcgggcgctCGGATCCTCAAGGGCTAGATCATCATGGTCCTCCTGGGAGCCTTCCAATCTCCCTTTCCTCGTCACCGGTCCGCCAGAGTATGAGTGCTACAAGGACCAGTGGCCCATCGTGGGAAGTTTAGAATGAGGGTGGCCGAGGCCCCCCTTGctgccaacatggcggcggcgaaggccGTTGATGCAGCGGCACCCGCTGCCATAGAGGAGGAAGCCATTCGCACCCGCACTGTAAAGAAGCGACATCGGAGGAAAGCGCGTGCCCTCGCCCGAGAGCAGAATCTGGTTGTCTGTGTCATGGCTAGACTGCCCCCCAAGTAGGAGGAGGACATCAATGTGTTGGACAGCTCCGGCGATTAGCAGATACGGCTCGATCCATACTGTGTTTTTGACCACTACTTCCGCgagaaggacgacaaggatgccgggaagggcaagggcagcAGTGGATGATCTTCTACACAGCTAGTATGTAGGTAAaaatgccaaattttggtagtccgatggcatgtCCTGATGTCGTAGATAGATGATGTgtgtaatgcatcatttcgtagtTGCATGACTTTGTATGGATTTGAAGTATGCTAATTGAGGTGTCCGGTTGTGAGAATGGAAACTTAAGGTATGACCGGTCAGTGCTCATGGACATGCCCGAGCGTGTCCGCGGAcatttgaggggtcggatttgctaagtccggctgtagatgctttaAGCTGTAAATGTTTTCCCTCCAGAACTTCAAATTCTACATCGCTTGTATCATAAAGAATTGTAACACAGATGTATGTGCTTTGCAAAAGAAGAAATAAACTCTCACACACCCCTAGTAAGTCATCTGTGTCACCACTTTTCCTGTTTATCACCATCGTTGATGGTGGTCACCTGTCTACCTATTTACGACAAATGTGATCAATCCCGGTGGTGAGCTAGGTCATCACACTCTGTCATGCCAATCTCACCAGCCCCTTGTAAGAGTAATAGAGAGGGGATTGGTTTATCAACCTTGTgcttttatatgtcattttatatatttttttgtggACTAAACAATTAACTTAGTGCCtaatgctagttcctgttttttgcctatgttttgtttcgcagaaaaaccATACTGCTATtgcttgagcttgcgttgatttttcccttgaagaggaaagggtgatgcagcaaagtagagataagtatttccctcagttaagaaccaaggtatcaattcagcaggaggcacaagcaagtccccaatatatgcacctgcacaaactaacaaacacttgcacacaacatgaaaaaggggttgtcaatcccttcacagccacgaacaagagtgagatctaatagagatagatttaaaagataagtaaaaaagcaaaataaagtaaacacaaataaattgcagcaaggtatttttggatttttggttttatagatctgaaaataatatgatggaaaatagacccggt is a window encoding:
- the LOC123044863 gene encoding serine/threonine-protein kinase SRPK encodes the protein MSRASLSPSSSGDEEEEDDEGVDGYRKGGYHAVRPGDQFAAGRYVTQRKLGWGNFSTVWLAFDVESQKFVALKIQKSAPEFAQAALHEIEFLSEITKRDPSNCKCTIQLIDHFKHAGPNGQHICLVFEFLGDSLLKLVQYNRYKGIGLGRVKEICRSILVGLDYLHGELGIIHSDLKLENVLLVSTIDPSKDPIRSGLKPNLERPEGNPNGEAVLNPIDKKLKMRARRVLAKLAEKRKSAAEFARAERSLDGIDMTCKIVDFGNACWADKQFTDFIQTRQYRAPEVILGAGYSFPVDMWSFACIAFELATGEMLFTPKEGHGYSEDEDHLALMMEVLGKMPRKIATMGTKSKEYFDRHGDLKRIRRLKFSSIERVLVDKYKIPQSDAREFAEFLCPLLDFAPEKRPTAAHCLKNKWLQRDDGKNVTNIASKSIDVTCNFGSMPDSCAQRIDAKGNTKSSINSNTENADVVRPTERISNSNAKSTNVNPNTGTIMYKDGNNSDVKPHSGSIITNKNAKSSDEKPFTGSISNKADKTVDTKPVTWSSASTDDKSVDTKSSIGSVTNRDAKSIEGKRNIRSVVNSYMKNFDAKRNTGSIANSEVKDLDVKPSSGDIASVDTNSTSAKPYTGNVENSDVTGTSVMANTGPANSGAKLQTNTDSVDEDDTDSKPNVGRVAASIQRLESSMSKVQIGKYR